In Oryzias melastigma strain HK-1 linkage group LG16, ASM292280v2, whole genome shotgun sequence, a single genomic region encodes these proteins:
- the drd2l gene encoding dopamine receptor D2 like has product MTSLNASDAMASLSFPISSLEKNVSSSVTLDPSSSPVSFPTLSSTLLPSSNCTSAASPSSPPYNFYAVLLVLLIFCVVFGNVLVCIAVSRERALQTTTNYLIVSLAVSDLLLATLVMPWGVYLEVVGEWHFSLIHCDILLTLDVMMCTASILNLCAISIDRYTAVAMPLLYNTRYSSRRRVAVMIAVVWFLSFAISCPLLFGLNNTASREGTTCSFADPAFVVYSSVASFYVPFIVTLLVYAQICVVLRRRGRRTAPPRRHGLFTQTGTDTKESRHQKNKCTQPEDVKLCTLILRPSTAAPQRKKVTLVKEAVVHPLEEEPGQFLPQTEQSRAPLPAPQTSSHSARAGISLSISVAPVLPPTVTRSALTPRPATLEDGMRGREGWKERSSSREKWGATKERVRGRLSQQKERKATQMLAIVLGVFIICWLPFFLTHVLKAHCRSCCISPSLYSAVTWLGYLNSAVNPVIYTTFNIEFRKAFIKILHC; this is encoded by the exons ATGACTTCACTGAACGCCTCCGACGCCATGGCCTCCCTGTCCTTCCCCATCTCCTctcttgagaaaaatgtttcctcCTCTGTAACCCTTGACCCCTCGTCCTCCCCCGTGTCCTTCCCCACCTTGTCCTCCACCCTGCTGCCGTCCTCCAATTGCACCAGCGCGGCGTCGCCCTCCTCTCCCCCGTACAACTTCTACGCCGTGCTGCTGGTCCTCCTGATCTTCTGCGTGGTGTTCGGTAACGTGCTGGTCTGCATAGCCGTGTCGCGGGAGCGCGCCCTGCAGACGACCACCAACTATCTCATCGTCTCCCTCGCCGTGTCCGACCTGCTGCTGGCCACCCTGGTCATGCCCTGGGGCGTCTACCTGgag GTGGTGGGAGAATGGCACTTCAGTCTCATCCACTGTGACATCCTGCTCACCTTGGACGTGATGATGTGCACCGCCAGCATCCTCAACCTGTGTGCCATCAGCATCGACAG ATACACAGCGGTGGCCATGCCGCTGCTCTACAACACCAGGTACAGCTCCAGGAGGAGGGTGGCCGTCATGATCGCCGTGGTCTGGTTCCTCTCGTTTGCCATCTCCTGTCCTTTACTGTTTGGTCTGAACAACACTG CCAGTCGTGAGGGGACCACGTGCAGCTTTGCAGACCCAGCCTTCGTGGTGTACTCGTCCGTGGCGTCCTTCTACGTTCCTTTCATTGTGACATTGCTGGTCTACGCCCAGATCTGCGTGGTGCTGCGGCGGCGAGGCAGACGCACCGCCCCGCCGCGCAGACACGGCCTGTTCACGCAAACCGGCACTGATACCAAAGAAAGTCGACACCAGAAG AATAAATGTACTCAACCAGAAGATGTGAAACTGTGCACCCTGATCCTGAGACCCAGCACTGCAGCACCTCAGCGCAAGAAAGTG ACTCTGGTGAAGGAAGCTGTTGTCCACCCTCTTGAAGAGGAACCGGGTCAGTTCCTCCCCCAGACCGAGCAAAGCCGAGCCCCTCTTCCCGCCCCCCAGACCTCGTCCCACTCGGCACGGGCTGGGATCTCCCTTTCCATCTCTGTTGCGCCCGTTCTCCCTCCGACGGTGACGAGATCGGCCCTGACGCCTCGCCCCGCCACCCTCGAGGATGGCATGAGGGGGCGTGAGGGATGGAAGgaacgcagcagcagcagagagaaatGGGGCGCCACCAAGGAGAGGGTGAGAGGGAGGCTGTCACAGCAGAAGGAGCGCAAAGCCACGCAGATGCTCGCCATCGTGCTGG GCGTGTTCATCATCTGCTGGCTGCCATTCTTCCTCACTCACGTGCTGAAGGCccactgcaggagctgctgcatCTCGCCCTCGCTATACAGCGCCGTCACCTGGCTGGGTTACCTCAACAGCGCCGTCAATCCTGTCATTTACACAACTTTCAACATTGAATTTCGCAAAGCCTTCATTAAGATCCTGCACTGCTAG